One Paroedura picta isolate Pp20150507F chromosome 3, Ppicta_v3.0, whole genome shotgun sequence genomic window carries:
- the SGSH gene encoding N-sulfoglucosamine sulfohydrolase isoform X3, producing MGAWALALLLGLCGAGKPPGRARNVLLIVADDGGFESGAYNNTAISTPHLDALAQQSLTFRNAFTSVSSCSPSRASLLTGLPQHQNGMYGLHQDVHHFNSFDSVRSLPFLLSKAGIRTGIIGKKHVGPEAVYPFDFAYTEENGSVLQVGRNITRIKLLVRKFLRHQDERAFFLYVAFHDPHRCGHSQPQYGAFCEKFGNGETGMGWIPDWKPQHYSPDQVQVPYFVQDTPAARSDLAAQYTTIGRMDQGIGLVLEELHSAGFGNNTLVIYTSDNGIPFPSGRTNLYWSGTAEPLLISSPEHPARWGQVSNAYASLLALRSSEWLAYFSSIYLHNNQPSSPWAAQ from the exons ATGGGGGCCTGGGCGCTGGCGCTTCTGCTGGGGCTCTGTGGCGCTGGGAAGCCGCCTGGCCGAGCGCGCAATGTTCTGCTCATCGTAG CTGATGATGGTGGCTTTGAGAGCGGTGCGTACAACAACACAGCCATCAGTACTCCCCACCTGGATGCCTTGGCCCAGCAGAGTTTGACCTTCCGGAATGCCTTTACCTCTGTCAGCAGCTGTTCCCCCAGCCGGGCCAGCCTTCTGACAGGCCTGCCCCAG CACCAGAATGGGATGTATGGGCTACATCAGGATGTACATCACTTCAACTCCTTTGACAGTGTCCGTAGCCTTCCTTTCTTGCTCAGCAAGGCAGGGATCCGGACAG GGATCATTGGGAAGAAACACGTTGGACCAGAGGCTGTCTATCCTTTTGACTTTGCCTATACTGAGGAGAACGGCTCTGTGTTGCAGGTGGGGAGGAATATCACTCGGATCAAGCTGCTTGTTCGGAAATTCCTCCGCCACCAAGATGAGAG GGCTTTTTTCTTATATGTTGCATTCCATGATCCTCACCGCTGTGGCCACTCCCAACCCCAGTATGGAGCCTTTTGTGAAAAATTTGGCAACGGAGAGACTGGAATGGGCTGGATCCCAGACTGGAAGCCCCAGCATTACAGCCCAGATCAAGTGCAG GTCCCATATTTTGTACAGGATACACCAGCTGCTCGTTCAGATTTGGCTGCTCAATACACAACAATCGGGCGCATGGATCAAG GCATTGGCCTTGTCTTGGAGGAGCTACACAGTGCTGGCTTCGGCAACAATACACTTGTGATCTACACCTCAGACAATGGTATCCCCTTCCCCAGTGGCAGAACCAACCTGTATTGGTCAGGCACAGCTGAACCTCTCCTCATCTCTTCCCCTGAGCATCCTGCACGCTGGGGACAAGTCAGCAACGCCTATGCCAGCCTTCTGG
- the SGSH gene encoding N-sulfoglucosamine sulfohydrolase isoform X4 has translation MGAWALALLLGLCGAGKPPGRARNVLLIVADDGGFESGAYNNTAISTPHLDALAQQSLTFRNAFTSVSSCSPSRASLLTGLPQHQNGMYGLHQDVHHFNSFDSVRSLPFLLSKAGIRTGIIGKKHVGPEAVYPFDFAYTEENGSVLQVGRNITRIKLLVRKFLRHQDERAFFLYVAFHDPHRCGHSQPQYGAFCEKFGNGETGMGWIPDWKPQHYSPDQVQVPYFVQDTPAARSDLAAQYTTIGRMDQGIGLVLEELHSAGFGNNTLVIYTSDNGIPFPSGRTNLYWSGTAEPLLISSPEHPARWGQVSNAYASLLDASQD, from the exons ATGGGGGCCTGGGCGCTGGCGCTTCTGCTGGGGCTCTGTGGCGCTGGGAAGCCGCCTGGCCGAGCGCGCAATGTTCTGCTCATCGTAG CTGATGATGGTGGCTTTGAGAGCGGTGCGTACAACAACACAGCCATCAGTACTCCCCACCTGGATGCCTTGGCCCAGCAGAGTTTGACCTTCCGGAATGCCTTTACCTCTGTCAGCAGCTGTTCCCCCAGCCGGGCCAGCCTTCTGACAGGCCTGCCCCAG CACCAGAATGGGATGTATGGGCTACATCAGGATGTACATCACTTCAACTCCTTTGACAGTGTCCGTAGCCTTCCTTTCTTGCTCAGCAAGGCAGGGATCCGGACAG GGATCATTGGGAAGAAACACGTTGGACCAGAGGCTGTCTATCCTTTTGACTTTGCCTATACTGAGGAGAACGGCTCTGTGTTGCAGGTGGGGAGGAATATCACTCGGATCAAGCTGCTTGTTCGGAAATTCCTCCGCCACCAAGATGAGAG GGCTTTTTTCTTATATGTTGCATTCCATGATCCTCACCGCTGTGGCCACTCCCAACCCCAGTATGGAGCCTTTTGTGAAAAATTTGGCAACGGAGAGACTGGAATGGGCTGGATCCCAGACTGGAAGCCCCAGCATTACAGCCCAGATCAAGTGCAG GTCCCATATTTTGTACAGGATACACCAGCTGCTCGTTCAGATTTGGCTGCTCAATACACAACAATCGGGCGCATGGATCAAG GCATTGGCCTTGTCTTGGAGGAGCTACACAGTGCTGGCTTCGGCAACAATACACTTGTGATCTACACCTCAGACAATGGTATCCCCTTCCCCAGTGGCAGAACCAACCTGTATTGGTCAGGCACAGCTGAACCTCTCCTCATCTCTTCCCCTGAGCATCCTGCACGCTGGGGACAAGTCAGCAACGCCTATGCCAGCCTTCTGG
- the SGSH gene encoding N-sulfoglucosamine sulfohydrolase isoform X2, with the protein MYGLHQDVHHFNSFDSVRSLPFLLSKAGIRTGIIGKKHVGPEAVYPFDFAYTEENGSVLQVGRNITRIKLLVRKFLRHQDERAFFLYVAFHDPHRCGHSQPQYGAFCEKFGNGETGMGWIPDWKPQHYSPDQVQVPYFVQDTPAARSDLAAQYTTIGRMDQGIGLVLEELHSAGFGNNTLVIYTSDNGIPFPSGRTNLYWSGTAEPLLISSPEHPARWGQVSNAYASLLDITPTILDWFSVPYPSYSLFGKRRVQLTGKSLLPALLSEPPWATVFASQSLHEVTMHYPMRAVQHGSLRFIHNLQNRMSFPIDQDFYVSPTFQDLLNRTQEGQPTHWNKTLHNYYYRERWELYDHNTDPTESQNLASDPHYAQALQGLLELLLKWQWETDDPWVCVPDGVLEDKPSPRCQPLHNEL; encoded by the exons ATGTATGGGCTACATCAGGATGTACATCACTTCAACTCCTTTGACAGTGTCCGTAGCCTTCCTTTCTTGCTCAGCAAGGCAGGGATCCGGACAG GGATCATTGGGAAGAAACACGTTGGACCAGAGGCTGTCTATCCTTTTGACTTTGCCTATACTGAGGAGAACGGCTCTGTGTTGCAGGTGGGGAGGAATATCACTCGGATCAAGCTGCTTGTTCGGAAATTCCTCCGCCACCAAGATGAGAG GGCTTTTTTCTTATATGTTGCATTCCATGATCCTCACCGCTGTGGCCACTCCCAACCCCAGTATGGAGCCTTTTGTGAAAAATTTGGCAACGGAGAGACTGGAATGGGCTGGATCCCAGACTGGAAGCCCCAGCATTACAGCCCAGATCAAGTGCAG GTCCCATATTTTGTACAGGATACACCAGCTGCTCGTTCAGATTTGGCTGCTCAATACACAACAATCGGGCGCATGGATCAAG GCATTGGCCTTGTCTTGGAGGAGCTACACAGTGCTGGCTTCGGCAACAATACACTTGTGATCTACACCTCAGACAATGGTATCCCCTTCCCCAGTGGCAGAACCAACCTGTATTGGTCAGGCACAGCTGAACCTCTCCTCATCTCTTCCCCTGAGCATCCTGCACGCTGGGGACAAGTCAGCAACGCCTATGCCAGCCTTCTGG ataTCACTCCTACCATTTTGGATTGGTTCTCTGTGCCATATCCCAGCTACAGCCTCTTCGGGAAGCGGAGGGTGCAACTCACAGGGAAGTCCCTGCTGCCAGCCCTGCTGTCAGAGCCACCGTGGGCAACGGTGTTTGCGAGCCAGAGCTTGCACGAGGTGACCATGCACTATCCCATGCGAGCCGTGCAACATGGCTCCCTGCGCTTCATCCACAACCTGCAGAACCGTATGTCCTTCCCCATTGACCAGGATTTCTATGTTTCACCCACATTCCAAGACCTGTTGAATAGGACTCAGGAAGGGCAGCCCACCCACTGGAACAAGACATTGCACAACTACTATTATCGAGAGCGCTGGGAGCTCTATGATCACAACACAGACCCCACTGAAAGCCAGAACTTGGCTTCTGACCCTCACTATGCTcaggctctccaggggctcctGGAGCTGCTGCTGAAGTGGCAGTGGGAAACAGATGACCCCTGGGTGTGTGTGCCTGATGGGGTCCTGGAGGATAAGCCCAGCCCTCGGTGTCAGCCTCTCCACAATGAACTGTGA
- the SGSH gene encoding N-sulfoglucosamine sulfohydrolase isoform X1, protein MGAWALALLLGLCGAGKPPGRARNVLLIVADDGGFESGAYNNTAISTPHLDALAQQSLTFRNAFTSVSSCSPSRASLLTGLPQHQNGMYGLHQDVHHFNSFDSVRSLPFLLSKAGIRTGIIGKKHVGPEAVYPFDFAYTEENGSVLQVGRNITRIKLLVRKFLRHQDERAFFLYVAFHDPHRCGHSQPQYGAFCEKFGNGETGMGWIPDWKPQHYSPDQVQVPYFVQDTPAARSDLAAQYTTIGRMDQGIGLVLEELHSAGFGNNTLVIYTSDNGIPFPSGRTNLYWSGTAEPLLISSPEHPARWGQVSNAYASLLDITPTILDWFSVPYPSYSLFGKRRVQLTGKSLLPALLSEPPWATVFASQSLHEVTMHYPMRAVQHGSLRFIHNLQNRMSFPIDQDFYVSPTFQDLLNRTQEGQPTHWNKTLHNYYYRERWELYDHNTDPTESQNLASDPHYAQALQGLLELLLKWQWETDDPWVCVPDGVLEDKPSPRCQPLHNEL, encoded by the exons ATGGGGGCCTGGGCGCTGGCGCTTCTGCTGGGGCTCTGTGGCGCTGGGAAGCCGCCTGGCCGAGCGCGCAATGTTCTGCTCATCGTAG CTGATGATGGTGGCTTTGAGAGCGGTGCGTACAACAACACAGCCATCAGTACTCCCCACCTGGATGCCTTGGCCCAGCAGAGTTTGACCTTCCGGAATGCCTTTACCTCTGTCAGCAGCTGTTCCCCCAGCCGGGCCAGCCTTCTGACAGGCCTGCCCCAG CACCAGAATGGGATGTATGGGCTACATCAGGATGTACATCACTTCAACTCCTTTGACAGTGTCCGTAGCCTTCCTTTCTTGCTCAGCAAGGCAGGGATCCGGACAG GGATCATTGGGAAGAAACACGTTGGACCAGAGGCTGTCTATCCTTTTGACTTTGCCTATACTGAGGAGAACGGCTCTGTGTTGCAGGTGGGGAGGAATATCACTCGGATCAAGCTGCTTGTTCGGAAATTCCTCCGCCACCAAGATGAGAG GGCTTTTTTCTTATATGTTGCATTCCATGATCCTCACCGCTGTGGCCACTCCCAACCCCAGTATGGAGCCTTTTGTGAAAAATTTGGCAACGGAGAGACTGGAATGGGCTGGATCCCAGACTGGAAGCCCCAGCATTACAGCCCAGATCAAGTGCAG GTCCCATATTTTGTACAGGATACACCAGCTGCTCGTTCAGATTTGGCTGCTCAATACACAACAATCGGGCGCATGGATCAAG GCATTGGCCTTGTCTTGGAGGAGCTACACAGTGCTGGCTTCGGCAACAATACACTTGTGATCTACACCTCAGACAATGGTATCCCCTTCCCCAGTGGCAGAACCAACCTGTATTGGTCAGGCACAGCTGAACCTCTCCTCATCTCTTCCCCTGAGCATCCTGCACGCTGGGGACAAGTCAGCAACGCCTATGCCAGCCTTCTGG ataTCACTCCTACCATTTTGGATTGGTTCTCTGTGCCATATCCCAGCTACAGCCTCTTCGGGAAGCGGAGGGTGCAACTCACAGGGAAGTCCCTGCTGCCAGCCCTGCTGTCAGAGCCACCGTGGGCAACGGTGTTTGCGAGCCAGAGCTTGCACGAGGTGACCATGCACTATCCCATGCGAGCCGTGCAACATGGCTCCCTGCGCTTCATCCACAACCTGCAGAACCGTATGTCCTTCCCCATTGACCAGGATTTCTATGTTTCACCCACATTCCAAGACCTGTTGAATAGGACTCAGGAAGGGCAGCCCACCCACTGGAACAAGACATTGCACAACTACTATTATCGAGAGCGCTGGGAGCTCTATGATCACAACACAGACCCCACTGAAAGCCAGAACTTGGCTTCTGACCCTCACTATGCTcaggctctccaggggctcctGGAGCTGCTGCTGAAGTGGCAGTGGGAAACAGATGACCCCTGGGTGTGTGTGCCTGATGGGGTCCTGGAGGATAAGCCCAGCCCTCGGTGTCAGCCTCTCCACAATGAACTGTGA
- the LOC143832982 gene encoding caspase recruitment domain-containing protein 14-like: MLMEKKIHAWLDMGLEKVQELLAMEIYPIVTLVIISEKNGKKLRKALQRLGVTEEQLLESARKEEAQLESMPCLHGTITPDAWNDLDGLVNCARAVIADEQKKVVWVEQVHH, encoded by the exons ATGCTAATGGAGAAG AAGATTCATGCCTGGCTAGACATGGGCCTGGAGAAAGTTCAGGAACTGCTGGCTATGGAGATTTATCCCATCGTTACCCTGGTCATTATCAGTGAGAAGAATGGCAAGAAACTCAG GAAAGCCCTACAGCGCCTTGGAGTGACCGAGGAACAGCTTTTGGAGAGTGCCCGGAAAGAGGAGGCTCAGCTTGAGAGCATGCCCTGCTTGCATGGCACCATTACCCCTGATGCCTGGAATGACCTTGATGGTCTTGTCAACTGCGCCCGTGCGGTCATTGCTGATGAGCAAAAGAAGGTGGTGTGGGTGGAACAGGTTCATCACTGA